From the genome of Carassius auratus strain Wakin chromosome 29, ASM336829v1, whole genome shotgun sequence:
CCGTTCCCAGATCAGCTGTCACAGTCTATGACGAAATCCCCTCAGAACGCTGGCTCGATGAACAGGCATCCCGTCGAGCCAATCAACGCGAGCCACGATTGGAACGTGTAAAATCGGACATGTAAGGCGGTGATTGGAGGGCAGCTGCCGCGGATCGCTCTCTGATTGGTGCGGTGTTGTGCGTGGGGTGCTGTGATTGGCTCATACCGGCTGAGTACATCCCTAGAGCGCTGGAGTTTATAAAGCCGACTTCTTGTTCTATTTCTACGTACTGCAAGAGCCCATCGAGGTGTGGAGGCCACTGCGACTGCTCAAGTCGTTAATCCTCTATTGagtctcattaataaattatatatatctattttcTCCAAAAACAATGAGGCGACTGTGGATTATCGGTCTCCTCTGTGCACTTTTGGCATTCGGTGAGTAACTTACGTTTTATTAAATGCCCATGGAATGCACCTTTGCCTTTGAACTTGACAAAGCTTCAGTGAGGGTTTGCAGTAATGCTGCTTTCTTTGTGTGCTTCCTCTTTTTTTGCCATGTAAcgtttagcatttttttattttttatttttttaagtaatactttTATGTAGATATGTTAACGCTTCCTAAATTGAAGAAAGATTCAGAACAGGAAATAAAACATGGAGAGTGGAATTGACTCGCATGTGCTTCTGGAAGTTTCCTTAAGATTGAAATGGGCTTCGCATAAtaatattctatttattaatATAGTTATATATGGTGTCTTAAATCGATTAATTGCATTGAAATTATGTAATTGTACGAGTAATGTACgatttgtttaatgtaaaatagTCATGCACGAGAGAAATAAAATCATGCATATTAATTGCACATTTAGAGAAGAATTTAATCAAGGATCTTGTTTGATTGTCAGATCAAGGTGCATTTGCACGTTTCAGATGTGGAGAACCTGGGCAATTATAATCAAATTTAACTTCATATGCAGTGCATATTcacatacaatgaacaaacagCATTGCTGTGCACAATAGGGTCTTTGCTGAGCAAATATATTTGGGAATTAAGTTATGAAACACTTGTGATTCAAATAAGTTGTATTTTGATGCTCTGTGTTATATCATGATGTTGCTGAGTAACACCATAGATTCTGTCTGGCTTTAAAGTGCTTTTTGTCAATGTCACATTCACATCAAATGTGGCTTCATTTTAATCTCATGGTTTGCATAATTGCAGCATCTGTGAAAGCTGATGATGAAGTTGACGTTGACGGCACAGTAGAAGAGGACCTTGGGAAGAGCAGAGACGGATCCCGCACAGATGATGAGGTTGTTCAGAGGTCTGTATGGACTTGAACTTGCACTTGACTGATTCGAACTGGACTCTTCCTCTCACTTGTGACCCTTCTTTTAGACTCTAATTTTAAAGTGGGTTAAATAAAACCTCAAAACTAATCCTGGCTGCTATTTTTAGCTTATTTAAACGCACTTGTTTATATCTTAAGATGTATTCACTTTTAGCTCCTCACAAAAGCCACAAGTGATCCCCAAAGGGGGTTGGACATCTGGCTTATGCACTTGTGTCTTGTTCCACAATACCCAAGGGCAAATAGCAACAAGTCCCCTCGGGGAAATGACATCTAACAAACATCCTTTGCACTTTTCCATGATTCCATCTTTTCTCCAACAGGGAGGAGGAAGCAATTCAGCTAGATGGTTTGAACGCCTCGCAAATAAAAGAAATTCGGGAAAAGGCAGAAAAGCATGCATTCCAGGCAGAAGTGAACAGGATGATGAAACTGATCATCAATTCTTTGTATAAGAATAAGGAGGTGAGTTATTAGAACTTTTATGTGGTTCATTGTGTTTTTACGAGTTGTACACAATATCAACACTTCCTAATTCTTAATTTTTTCATCCTTAAGATCTTCCTCCGAGAGCTGATCTCTAATGCTTCCGATGCCTTGGATAAGATCCGGTTGTTGTCCCTCACCAATGAAGATGCTCTTGCTGGAAATGAAGAACTTACTATTAAAATCAAGGTGTGTTAGAAATGAGTCCCGAAACCCACCGTTACAGATGAACCCGGTTTACTGAAACCGAGAAATATAACATCACTCTTTAATTTGCAATGCAAAAGAAATTCAAACGTGTATGAAGCTAATTGAGGAGCATTTCCTTCCTGCATTTTCATATCTTAATTTTGATACTCAACATTTTGTTTAGCAATGCAAACACATTTTTCGTTCTTGGCTTCTTTAGTAAATAGAACTAAATATTGCATAACCCTGATACAAGTAGTAAAACTGTGTCTTTTATCTGTCCTCACCAGTCTGACAAAGAAAAGAACATGCTTCACATCACTGACACGGGCATTGGCATGACCAAAGATGAACTGGTCAGGAACCTCGGTACCATCGCCAAATCCGGAACCAGCGAGTTCCTCAGCAAGATGACGGAGATGCAGGATGAGGGTCAGTCCACCTCTGAGCTGATTGGTCAGTTTGGTGTGGGCTTCTACTCTGCCTTCCTCGTGGCTGATAAGGTCATTGTCACCTCCAAGCACAACAATGGCACCCAGCACATCTGGGAATCTGATTCCAATGAGTTTTCTGTCATCGAGGACCCTCGTGGAGACACTCTGGGCAGAGGCACCACCATTACGTAAGCAGTTTAACTCAAAATTCgcaaataatttttacattgttacaggTTATTAAAGTAGTCTTATTTCATCAGACTGGTGATGAAAGAGGAAGCATCAGACTACCTTGAGCTGGAGACCATTAAGAACCTTGTGAGGAAGTACTCCCAATTCATCAACTTCCCGATCTACGTATGGAGCAGCAAGGTCAGTGTTTCCACCAAAGACCCCAGACCTTCGAGTTTAAAGTTCATCAATAGCTTAACTAGCTGGTAGATGTCAAACTCATCGATTTGTCTCATTTCCAGACGGAGACTGTAGAGGAGCCCATTGAAGAGGAGGACACTGGGGCAGAGAAGGAAGAAGCCACTGAAGATGAAGCTGAGgttgaggaagaggatgaagacAAGGACAAACCAAAGACTAAGAAGGTACTGTATTTGGCTCCAAATATACAAGTAAACATCCATAAGAGGcttttttatgaatgtttctCAATTAACAATTCCTTAATCCTTTTCAGGTGGAGAAGACCGTGTGGGACTGGGAGCTGATGAATGACATTAAACCCATCTGGCAGAGGCCTGCAAAGGAAGTGGAGGAGGACGAATACAAAGCCTTCTACAAGACCTTCTCCAGGGTGAGTCAACCTGTGCTTTAACACGCAAAGAATCAACTTGTATGATGCTCTGTGGCtcatcatttttaattttcaggACTCTGATGAGCCCATGAGTCACATCCACTTCACCGCTGAAGGAGAGGTCACCTTCAAGTCCATCCTCTTCATCCCTGCATCTGCACCCAGAGGCCTTTTCGATGAGTATGGCACCAAGAAGAATGACTTCATCAAAGTAATTCATCTTTAAGTTTGAAAAGAACACGTTGTCTTATGTTGTATTTGAATTCTTAATCATTCCCATTTTGGTTCTTTCAGCTGTTTGTGCGTAGAGTCTTCATCACCGATGACTTCCATGACATGATGCCCAAGTACCTCAACTTCATCAAAGGCGTTGTAAGTCTTTGTCTATTTTTAAGTGTAGTCTGTAAGATATTCAGGATGCATTGACATTTTCTGTGACTCGAAACTTTCACAATCCTAGTTCTGCTTGTTTAAAATTCTTAGTATAATGCGTGTTTGCATTGCATTTTCCTAGAAGTGATAGCCTTCCTGTGCACTGGCTCATTATTAAAGAGCATTTCCATTCTTGAGCAGATTGCATGCCTGCACTAATGTAATACTGGGTACAAAAGAAATGTTATCTGCCAAAAATAGGTTTATTATGTTTGTTATCTGCATAAGGATAGTGTTTGGAATAAACCAATTCTGAATTCATTTAATACTTTAACCCTGGTAATAAGTGTTGTTAAATGGGTAAAAAATTGGTTTAGCTATTCgaaatgaagctgaaatgtaaatgttagatggaaaaagtgggaaaaaaataaatgttagatggaaattaaaaatgttgccctggcaactagctgaaatcaaATAAGTACTAAAGTTACTAATACGAGTCCATGAAAGCTAACTTGAAATATGTGTATAATAAATGGTGAATGCACAAATTTGTTCAATCTAaattgaaaactaaaaatataagctaattgaaaatgttaattactaaataggatttttttttttttaatttgacctAACGTATTGGATTTAATTAGCTATTAATTGAATGGAACAAAATCGGATAGTTTATCAGTTTTGGCCTATAATTGATTTTGCTGCATCACTATAATGAATGCTTGGTGACTCTGTTTGATTTCATCTCTCAGGTGGACTCTGACGATCTGCCACTGAATGTGTCCAGAGAGACTCTGCAGCAACACAAACTGCTCAAGGTGAGCTCATCGTGTTACAGATCAAAGTAACCTCGACTGATGGTTTATGTACATTATACATGATGCCGTGAACTTGCGCCGATACCTCCATTCTTCAGGTCATCCGCAAGAAGCTGGTCCGCAAGACCCTGGACATGATCAAGAAGATCGCCGAGGAGCAGTACAATGACAAGTTCTGGAAGGAGTTCGGCACCAACATCAAGCTGGGTGTGATTGAGGATCACTCCAACAGAACCCGCCTGGCCAAGCTGCTCCGCTTCCAGACCTCCCACAGTGACACCATACTGTCTAGTCTGGAGCAGTACGTGGAGAGGATGAAGGAGAAGCAAGACAAGATCTACTTCATGGCTGGAACCAGCAGGAAGGaggtgcataattttttttagtttgatcTGGACTTAAAAAGATACCCTATTTTTCCATATTAACATGTAATCTTTCTGATTTTAGGCCGAGTCTTCTCCATTCGTGGAAAGGCTTCTTAAGAAAGGATATGAGGTCGTCTACCTGACTGAGCCAGTGGACGAGTACTGCATCCAGGCTCTGCCCGAGTTTGACGGCAAACGCTTCCAGAATGTGGCCAAGGAAGGCGTGAAATTCGACGAGAGCGACAAGGCCAAGGAGAAGAGAGAAACTTTGGAGAAAGACTTCGAACCACTCACCACCTGGATGAAAGAGAAGGCCCTGAAGGACAACGTATGatcatttttatattctattgggaatttattttgtattgtattggaTATTATAAACTGACGGACCTTTTAGAAGTGGTAGATGACTATTTTAAACAAGTTCGTCCTTGTACTGCGTTTCAGATTGAGAAGGCCGTTTTGTCTCAGAGGCTGACCAAGTCTCCCTGCGCTCTGGTTGCAAGTCAGTACGGATGGTCTGGCAACATGGAACGAATCATGAAAGCCCAGGCTTACCAGACAGGAAAAGACATTTCCACAAAGTACGTCCTTTAAAAAGCTTAAATACATGTGTGCATATGCAAATTCTACTTCCAGTCAACGTAGTTACTGCAAGGGAATGACTTATAAAAACTTTTCACTAGTCACTAGCAAAAAAGTGTGGATTCCCATTGAAATTAAAGGATTTTCCCTGCAAAACTTTGCAAACAGGCTGCTTTGACGAAATATGAGTTGTATAAAGTGCTCTGAAAATAAGTGTCTTGCCACCATTTAGAAATGTGGTGACCGTGCAACCCACCACTTCCTGCCATGTGAAAAGTGAAAATGTATAATACTAActgtgaaccttttttttttcctctcattcTAGTTATTATGCAAGTCAAAAGAAGACATTAGAAATCAACCCCAAACATCCTCTCATCAAG
Proteins encoded in this window:
- the LOC113048316 gene encoding endoplasmin, which encodes MRRLWIIGLLCALLAFASVKADDEVDVDGTVEEDLGKSRDGSRTDDEVVQREEEAIQLDGLNASQIKEIREKAEKHAFQAEVNRMMKLIINSLYKNKEIFLRELISNASDALDKIRLLSLTNEDALAGNEELTIKIKSDKEKNMLHITDTGIGMTKDELVRNLGTIAKSGTSEFLSKMTEMQDEGQSTSELIGQFGVGFYSAFLVADKVIVTSKHNNGTQHIWESDSNEFSVIEDPRGDTLGRGTTITLVMKEEASDYLELETIKNLVRKYSQFINFPIYVWSSKTETVEEPIEEEDTGAEKEEATEDEAEVEEEDEDKDKPKTKKVEKTVWDWELMNDIKPIWQRPAKEVEEDEYKAFYKTFSRDSDEPMSHIHFTAEGEVTFKSILFIPASAPRGLFDEYGTKKNDFIKLFVRRVFITDDFHDMMPKYLNFIKGVVDSDDLPLNVSRETLQQHKLLKVIRKKLVRKTLDMIKKIAEEQYNDKFWKEFGTNIKLGVIEDHSNRTRLAKLLRFQTSHSDTILSSLEQYVERMKEKQDKIYFMAGTSRKEAESSPFVERLLKKGYEVVYLTEPVDEYCIQALPEFDGKRFQNVAKEGVKFDESDKAKEKRETLEKDFEPLTTWMKEKALKDNIEKAVLSQRLTKSPCALVASQYGWSGNMERIMKAQAYQTGKDISTNYYASQKKTLEINPKHPLIKEMLRRVKEDAEDQTAADLAVVLFETATLRSGYQLADTKAYGERIERMLRLSMNVDLEEQVEEEQEEEPEEPAEEAEDEEEVQAEEEAEEETDTTAKVEL